Genomic DNA from Haloarcula marina:
CGTCGGCCTCGGAACCAGCCTCGTCTACTTCGGCGGCCGGACGCTGTACGGCGCGCTGGTCTTTCACAACACGCAGGCGCTGTTCGGCGTCACGCAGGCCCTGGCCGCGAGCGGGCAGTTGGCGGCCTTCGAGACGCCGCAGGTTCCGCTGTTGGCGATGGCGGGATTCGCCCTGTTCGTGTTGGTGGTCGCGGAACGGACGCTGGTCAGGCGTGCCGCCTCCGAAACACCGACCGCAGAATAGGCGCGACCGGTCGCTTACCGGACGACGACGACGGCGTTCTCCGTCTCGGTCATCTCGCCCTCGCCGGAGTAGGTGCGTGACTCTTCGACGGCGAACATCTCCGCGTCGAGTTCGAACTCGCCACCGGCGACGACCAGCGTGTCGCCGTCGATTTCGTAGTCGCCCTCGGCGATGGCGGCGTCGATGTCGCCGACGGAACTCCCGAACTCCGGCCCGACGACGGAGTAGTCGAGGTCGATGTCGCTGACTTCGGTGGTGATGTCCGGGGCGTCCGCGAACGTCTCCAGCGTGTCGACGTGCATCGCCTCGGCGATGGCCGCGGCGAACCCGTCGACGTGGCCGTACACCTCGACGTGTTCGAGGTCCGCGTTCAGCGGCAGGCCGTTCTCGGTCTTGTAGCGGCGGAGCGCGGAGACGACTTCCATCGCCGTCTCGCCCGCGTCGAGGTCGGCCTCGTAGCCGCCCGCGACTGGCCAGTCGGTGGTGTGGACCGACTCGGATTCGTCGTAGATGCGGTCCCACAGTTCCTCCGTGATGTGCGGGAGGAACGGCGCGAACAGTTTCAGGAAGGTGCGGTGGGCGGTGAGGAGCGTGTACTCCGTCGAGGCGTCGCCGCCGTCCGAGAGTCGCTGTTTCGCGATTTCGAGGTAGTCGTCACAGAACGTGTTCCAGAAGAACGAGCGCAGTTCGTTACGGGCCTTCGAGAACGCGTAGTCCTCGAACTTCGCCGTGACCGAGTCGATGGTCGCGTCGAGTTCGGCCAGTAGCCAGCGGTCGACGGCCGAGAGGTCCTCGTCGGCCACGTCGCCGACGGCGTCGTGGGCGGGCGTGAGTTGGTCGACGAGGCGGGAGGCGTTCCAGAGCTTCTGGAGCAGGCGCTCGCCCGCTTCGAGGTCGCCCTCCTTGTACGGGAAGTCGTCGCCGATGGAGGTCCCGGCGGCCCAGTAACGGGCGGCGTCGACCGGGAAGTTCTCCAGCACCTCGCTGGGCGGGATGACGTTGCCCTTGGACTTCGACATCGCCTCGCGGTTCTCGTCGAGGACCATCCCGTTGACCATGACGTTCTCGAAGGGCACCTCGTCGGTGTGCTCGTAGCACTTGACGACGGTGTGGAACAGCCAGAAGGAGATGATGTCGTGGCCCTGCGGGCGCAGGTCGAACGGGTACAGTTCGTCCATCGCCATCTCGAAAGCGCCGTCGGTGATGGACTGGGGTTCGTCCTCGTCGCTGTCGGTGGCGTCGTCCGCGGTCCACTCCCACCCGGCGTTGACCAGCGGCGTGAGCGAGGAGGTGGCCCACGTGTCGAAGACGTCCTCCTCGGGCGTGAACGTGTCGTGGCCACAGGACGGACAGTTCTCGACCGGCGGGTCGTCCGAGAGCGGGTCGGCGGGCAGTTGGTCGGGTTCGGCGAGGACCGGGTCGCCGCAGTCGTCGCAGTACCAGACCGGAATCGGGATGCCCGAGTCGCGCTGTCGGGAGATACACCAGTCCCACTCAAGCCCCTCTATCCAGTGTTGATACCGGCTGTACATCTTCTCCGGGAACCACTCCATGTCCCGACCGGCCTGCAGGTACTCTTCCTTCTTGTCGAGCAGTTTGATGTACCACTGCTCGGTGACGAGGTACTCGACTTCGACGCCGCAGCGCTCGTGGACCTGCACGGTGTGCTCGTGGTCGCGCGATTCCAGCAGGTACCCCTCGACGTCCAAGTCCTCGATGATGGCGGCGCGGGCCTGCGTCGTGCTCATGCCCTCGTAGTCGCCCGCGACTTCGGTCATCGTCGCGGACTCGTCGATAGCCAGACGGAGGTCCAGGTCGTGGGCCTGATACCACTCGATGTCGTTCTGGTCGCCGAACGTACAGCACATGACGAGGCCGCTACCGGTCTCCATGTCGACGCGTTCGTCGGCGATGATGGGGACCTCTTGGCCGAACAGCGGGACCTTCGCGGTGCCGCCGACGAGGTGCTGGTTCTCGTCGTCGTCCGGGTGGACGAACACGGAGACACACGCCGGGAGGAGTTCCGGGCGCGTCGTCGAGATGGTGAACGTCTCGTCCTCGACGGGGCCGTTCGCGTCTTCCACGAGGTCGAAGGCGATGTCGTTGAACTTCGTGTGTTTGTCCTCGTCTTCCTGTTCGACCTGCGAGATGGCCGTCTCGCAGTCCGGACACCAGATGGTCGGCGCGCGCTGGCGGTACTCCCGACCCTGTTCGTACAGGTCGAGGAAGGAGAGTTGGGAGATGCGCTGGACGCGCGGTTCGATGGTCTTGTAGGTGTTGTCCCAGTCGACCGAAATCGCGAGCGACTGCACGTCCTCGGTGAACTCGTCCTCGTACTCCGTGCAGACGGCGCGGCACTTCTCCTGGAACTCGCGGCGCTCGAAGTCCTGATGCCGGATGCCCAGTTCGCGCTCGGTCAGGCGCTCGGAGGCGATGCCGTTGTCGTCGTAGCCGAAGGGGAAGTAGACGGTGTCGTCGGCCATCCGGTGGTAGCGGGCGACGAAGTCCTGCAGGGTGAACTGGTAGAGGTGGCCCATGTGCAGGTTGCCCGACACCGTCGGCGGCGGCGTGTCGATGCTGAATCGGGTGTCGGCGTCGCCGTCGTAGGCGTAGGTGTCCGCGGTCACCCAGTGGTCTTGCCACTTCGGTTCTATCTCGGCGGGGTCGTACTCCCCGTCGAGGGACTGCTGGTCGGCGGGCGATTCGTCGGTCGGCGGGTCCTGTGTGTCACTCATGTGTAGACTGTGGCGGGTCGGTCGAAAACGGTGCGCGCGTCGGCGGTGGGGATTAGTGGGGCGTGGAGACCCCTACTACGGGTCCGAGAACGGGTCGGGAGACTGCTCGACGCGCCATTACCTATACGTGGGCCAACCGGGGGCTAAACGACTTCGGTTTGCCGTCGCTCGGCGGCGGTCGTTTGCGAGTCTCGCGCCGGGCGCTATCGAACGAGTACGTGATGACAAATATGTATCAAGCGTTATCGCTGAGAGTGTAGAAGTGTTAGATTGATAATAGATGTCCCAACGACTCGACGACAGCGAACTGACCGAGCGCATCGACGACCTCCGGGCGGCGTTCCGGGGCGAAATTCTGCGTCCCGACGACGAGGGGTACGAGGAAGTGCGGTCGGTGTGGAACGGCATGATAGACCGCAGACCCGCGGTCATCACGCGGGCGACCGGCACCGCCGACGTGGTCGCGGCCGTCGACTTCGCGCGGGAGGCCGGACTGGAACTGTCGATTCACGGCGGCGGCCACAACGCCGCGGGCAACGCGGTCACCGACGGCGGCCTGATGCTGGACCTCTCGCCGATGGACGGCGTGTTCGTCGACCCGGCGGCACGGACGGCGTGGGTCGGCGGCGGGGCGACGCTGGGCGACATCGACAGCGAGACGCAACTGTTCGACCTCGCGGCCCCGCTGGGCGTCGTCTCGGAGACGGGCGTCGCCGGACTGACGCTCAACGGCGGCTACGGCCACCTGTCGCGGGAGTTCGGTCTGGCCGCCGACAACGTCGTCTCGGCACAGGTGGTGACCGCCGACGGCGCGGTCCGAATCGCGAGCGAAGACACCAACGAGGACCTGTTCTGGGCGATTCGCGGCGGCGGCGGGAACTTCGGCGTCGTCACCGCCTTCCAGTTCCGACTCCACGATATCGGCCCCGAAGTGTACGGCTTCTTCCCGTGGTTCCACGGGGACGACGCGCGGACCGTCTTAGAGGGGTTCCGCGAGTGGACCGAAGACGCGCCGCGACACGCGAGCGCCATCCCGTTCGTCGCACACGTGCCCGAACTCGAGGAGTTCCCGGAGGCCGCGTGGGGCGAACCGGCCGTCGCGCTCCTCGGCGCGTACCGCGGCGACGACTTTTCGCAGGCCCCCGTGGTGTACGAACCGATACTGGAGCGCGCG
This window encodes:
- a CDS encoding valine--tRNA ligase encodes the protein MSDTQDPPTDESPADQQSLDGEYDPAEIEPKWQDHWVTADTYAYDGDADTRFSIDTPPPTVSGNLHMGHLYQFTLQDFVARYHRMADDTVYFPFGYDDNGIASERLTERELGIRHQDFERREFQEKCRAVCTEYEDEFTEDVQSLAISVDWDNTYKTIEPRVQRISQLSFLDLYEQGREYRQRAPTIWCPDCETAISQVEQEDEDKHTKFNDIAFDLVEDANGPVEDETFTISTTRPELLPACVSVFVHPDDDENQHLVGGTAKVPLFGQEVPIIADERVDMETGSGLVMCCTFGDQNDIEWYQAHDLDLRLAIDESATMTEVAGDYEGMSTTQARAAIIEDLDVEGYLLESRDHEHTVQVHERCGVEVEYLVTEQWYIKLLDKKEEYLQAGRDMEWFPEKMYSRYQHWIEGLEWDWCISRQRDSGIPIPVWYCDDCGDPVLAEPDQLPADPLSDDPPVENCPSCGHDTFTPEEDVFDTWATSSLTPLVNAGWEWTADDATDSDEDEPQSITDGAFEMAMDELYPFDLRPQGHDIISFWLFHTVVKCYEHTDEVPFENVMVNGMVLDENREAMSKSKGNVIPPSEVLENFPVDAARYWAAGTSIGDDFPYKEGDLEAGERLLQKLWNASRLVDQLTPAHDAVGDVADEDLSAVDRWLLAELDATIDSVTAKFEDYAFSKARNELRSFFWNTFCDDYLEIAKQRLSDGGDASTEYTLLTAHRTFLKLFAPFLPHITEELWDRIYDESESVHTTDWPVAGGYEADLDAGETAMEVVSALRRYKTENGLPLNADLEHVEVYGHVDGFAAAIAEAMHVDTLETFADAPDITTEVSDIDLDYSVVGPEFGSSVGDIDAAIAEGDYEIDGDTLVVAGGEFELDAEMFAVEESRTYSGEGEMTETENAVVVVR
- a CDS encoding FAD-binding oxidoreductase produces the protein MSQRLDDSELTERIDDLRAAFRGEILRPDDEGYEEVRSVWNGMIDRRPAVITRATGTADVVAAVDFAREAGLELSIHGGGHNAAGNAVTDGGLMLDLSPMDGVFVDPAARTAWVGGGATLGDIDSETQLFDLAAPLGVVSETGVAGLTLNGGYGHLSREFGLAADNVVSAQVVTADGAVRIASEDTNEDLFWAIRGGGGNFGVVTAFQFRLHDIGPEVYGFFPWFHGDDARTVLEGFREWTEDAPRHASAIPFVAHVPELEEFPEAAWGEPAVALLGAYRGDDFSQAPVVYEPILERATPLADLSGPMNFVDLQSMLDEDYPDGMRYYWKSIFVAEASDEVFDIMVEYNESAPSDLSTVDLWHLGGAVADRPQDATAFYHRDKPFMVTFEANWEDPEDDDANIEWAREGFAALESLDIASGRYGNFPGFADDPATMLFGDNYERLVDVKTEYDPENLFRLNQNIAPRGWEEGGDS